A region from the Haliaeetus albicilla chromosome 16, bHalAlb1.1, whole genome shotgun sequence genome encodes:
- the POLD4 gene encoding DNA polymerase delta subunit 4: MAGGVDGQAERLWVTGCAFRGGGTQPERGSEGDGCTVRGQERDPPAAAPAALSRRAMEQPRRITDSFPRRRRRPGRIPGGVKGRDRPRARPCAPPPAEEPPSSPPDQALLEMLRRFDLAWEYGPCTGITRLQRWERAQALGLSPPGPVRDALLEHWDNPDVIYSLWHEYGL; this comes from the exons ATGGCTGGGGGTGTGGACGGACAGGCAGAGCGCCTGTGGGTCACAGGCTGTGCTTtccggggaggggggacacagccagagcgTGGGTCAGAGGGTGACGGCTGCACGGT CCGCGGGCAGGAGCGGgacccccccgccgccgcccccgccgcgctcTCCCGCAGGGCCATGGAGCAGCCCCGGCGCATCACCGACTCCTTCCCGCGGCGGCGGAGACGACCGGGACGAATCCCGGGCGGGGTGAAGGGCAGGGACCGTCCCCGGGCCCGGCCCTGTGCCCCCCCGCCCGCCGAGGAGcccccgtcgtcccccccggACCAAGCTCTCCTGGAGATGCTCAGGCGCTTCGACCTCGCCTGGGAGTATGGACCCTGCACCG GTATCACCCGCCTGCAGCGGTGGGAGCGGGCGCAGgcgctggggctgagccccccggGCCCCGTGCGTGATGCCCTCCTGGAACACTGGGACAACCCTGATGTCATCTACAG CCTCTGGCACGAGTACGGGCTCTGA
- the GLYATL3 gene encoding glycine N-acyltransferase-like protein 3, whose amino-acid sequence MLLLTCSAHLQRLEGALRRSLPLALPVYGAVMNINRGNPGKFEVVVDSWPDFGAVLARQSGEMPVDDCYRNMHGAFYRDVGAYWALLETPGCLRWDTAFHIFGLQEGVATVSQAIAGTKGIELETSDYYTYMHPDPSTMPEPRLDPDVRVGSVSPAHVDLLNETWTYGGNARSRRYLAEVLSRFPSICLQDGTGQPICWVLTDPFGTGAHGYTLPTHRRRGHMQAAIVLAARRAQARGFPTFGHTATGNLPMQRLQEELGHQRLPGLCHFVLHNPSLGRAGP is encoded by the exons ATGCTGCTCCTGACGTGCTCGGCCCACCTGCAGCGCCTGGAGGGGGCCCTGAGGAGGAGCCTGCCCCTCGCCCTGCCG GTCTACGGGGCGGTGATGAACATAAACCGGGGGAACCCGGGGAAGTTTGAGGTCGTGGTGGACTCGTGGCCCGATTTCGGCGCCGTGCTGGCGCGGCAGAGCGGAGAG ATGCCGGTGGATGACTGCTACAGGAACATGCATGGGGCTTTCTACCGGGATGTGGGTGCCTACTGGGCGCTGCTGGAGACCCCCGGCTGCCTGCGCTGGGACACCGCCTTCCACATCTTCG ggctgcaggagggggtGGCCACGGTGTCACAGGCCATCGCGGGGACCAAGGGGATCGAGCTGGAGACCTCCGATTACTACACCTACATGCACCCCGATCCCAGCACCATGCCCGAACCCCG GCTGGACCCCGACGTACGGGTGGGTTCAGTGAGCCCGGCCCACGTGGATCTGCTGAACGAGACGTGGACGTACGGGGGCAACGCGCGCAGCCGGCGGTACTTGGCGGAGGTGCTGAGTCGCTTTCCCAGCATCTGCCTGCAGGATGGGACCGGTCAGCCCATCTGCTGGGTCCTGACCGATCCCTTTGGGACGGGGGCCCACGGCTACACCCTACCCACCCATCGCCGCCGCGGCCACATGCAGGCGGCGATAGTCCTCGCTGCCCGTCGGGCACAAGCCCGTGGCTTCCCCACTTTCGGGCACACGGCCACGGGCAACCTGCCCATGCAGcggctgcaggaggagctgggccaCCAACGACTGCCGGGGCTGTGCCACTTCGTCCTGCACAaccccagcctgggcagggctggACCCTGA
- the LOC138689351 gene encoding glycine N-acyltransferase-like protein 3 has translation MGAAGRVHPAGHWAWGQPCSPCSRLGTGAQLEHPAPKPRAPHSPGTLGVTTCPTDPQSHPLPHGHGTMLILKCPGQLQLLEETLRKSLPATLPVLGTVMTVARGNPAAHEVLVDSWPHFGVVLTRLRPEEQRDPGDFYTNQLTVYYRDEGAWRALLGGTEAVDWSRAFQIHGMQEGMYEATREVADAKGLWLETYRYQALLSPQPPQPRVQVPPGLRLAPVSPSHIPLLNATWSFGGNARSRRFLLGLVRALPSACLLGPRGRPVSWSLLDPLGSLSHGYTLPAWRGQGLSGVILGALGRGLHARGFPIYCGVFPHNTPSQRAVRSVGFLPQPGTFYTLVITPK, from the exons ATGGGGGCAGCGGGCAGGGTCCATCCTGCCGGACACTGGGCatggggccagccctgctcGCCCTGCAGCCGCCTGGGGACGGGTGCTCAACTGGAACACCCTGCCCCAAAGCCACgagcaccccacagccctgggacGCTCGGTGTCACCACCTGCCCCACGGATCCTCAGAGTcaccccctgccccacggcCACGGGACCATGCTGATCCTGAAGTGCCCGggccagctgcagctcctggaggaGACCCTTCGGAAGAGCCTGCCTGCCACCCTGCCG GTCCTGGGGACCGTGATGACGGTAGCCCGGGGGAACCCGGCTGCCCACGAGGTGCTGGTGGACTCCTGGCCCCATTTCGGCGTCGTCTTGACCCGCTTGCGCCCAGAG GAGCAGAGGGACCCCGGGGACTTCTACACCAACCAGCTGACGGTGTATTACCGGGATGAGGGGGCCTGGCGGGCGCTGCTGGGGGGCACTGAGGCAGTGGACTGGAGCCGAGCCTTCCAGATCCACG GGATGCAGGAGGGGATGTACGAGGCCACGCGTGAGGTGGCCGATGCCAAGGGGCTGTGGCTGGAGACGTACCGGTACCAGGCGCTGCTGAgcccgcagcccccccagccccgtgtGCA GGTGCCACCGGGACTGCGCCTGGCACCCGTGTCCCCGTCCCACATCCCGCTGCTCAACGCCACGTGGAGTTTCGGGGGCAATGCCCGCAGCCGGCGGTtcctgctggggctggtgcGGGCGCTGCCCAGCGCCTGCCTGCTGGGACCCCGCGGGCGCCCCGTCTCCTGGAGCCTGTTGGACCCCCTGGGCTCCCTGAGCCACGGCTACACGCTGCCCGCCTGGCGCGGGCAGGGCCTGAGCGGGGTGATCCTGGGTGCCCTGGGTCGGGGGCTGCACGCCCGCGGCTTCCCCATCTACTGCGGGGTGTTTCCCCACAA